Below is a genomic region from Neosynechococcus sphagnicola sy1.
CCGCCCGTGTGCGATCGCAAGATCCTGCGCCTCGATCCAGGGGTTGCTTTTGGCACGGGTACCCATCCAACGACGCAATTGTGCTTAGAAGCATTGGAAATGCGGTTAGGGTTGGGGTCTAGTCAGGCTGTGGTGGCGGATATTGGCTGTGGGTCTGGGATTCTGTCCATTGGAGCCTGTCTGTTAGGGGCTCCCCAGGTCTTTGCGGTGGATACCGATCCCCTGGCGGTGCAGTCTACTGCCAGCAATCGGGAATTAAATCAACTGGATCCCCAACGGTTGGTCGTTGCCTTGGGGAGTGTGGCACAGTTACAGCAACTCACCCCCGAACCCGTGGACGGGATTGTTTGCAATATCCTGGCGGATGTAATTATTGAGGTCATGCCCCAACTAGCAGCGATCGCGAAACCGACCACCTGGGGTATTCTCAGTGGATTGTTATTAGATCAGGCGAAGGCGGTGGCGGATGCCGTTGAACACGAGGGCTGGGTAGTTGCAGCTCTCTGGAAACGCAAGGACTGGTGTTGTATGAACATCCGGCGCACCTAACCCAGAGGCTTCAGAACAGTGAGGTCAATTTAAATATTCCGGATCTAATACTCCGGCACCGATGGATCAACCTCGCGACTCCAAGCTTGAATCCCACCCTTGACATTCATACCAGAAATTCCAGCCTGTTGTAGCAGCCCCAATGCCTTGGCTGATCGTCCCCCCATCTTGCAGTGGACAATCAAGCGATGACCATTGAGTAACTGCTTCACCTGAGAAATCCCGTCGCCATTCTCAATGTCGGGGAGCGGTACCAGAACGGAACCAGGAATCCGTGCAATGTCGTATTCATTGGGATTGCGGACATCCAACAGCACATAATCCTTCGCCCCACTATTGAGTAGCTGGTGCAACTCCTGAACCGTGATTTCCGACAGTGCGGCCTGTTGTTTTGCCTCTTCTGCCTTTGCCTGGGGAATGCCGCAGAACTCTTCATAATCCACCAGCTTTTCAATGATAGGACGCTCTGGATTGGGACGGAGTTTAAGTTCCCGGAATTTCATCTCTAGGGCATTGTAAAGTAACAGCCGACCACTGAGGGTGGTTCCCTGACCCAGGATGATTTTGACCGTCTCGGTTGCCTGAATCACCCCAATGATGCCGGGCAAAATCCCGAGTACGCCTCCTTCTGCACAGGAGGGTACCATTCCTGGTGGGGGTGGATCTGGGTAGAGATCGCGATAGTTAGGGCCAGGTTCACCTGGGTCATAGCTCCAATCATTACCACTTTTACGGAGGGCGGCCTGTTGATCCGGCGAGAGGGTATTCCAGCGCTCGGGGCGTCGCCAGCCGCCCTGATAATTAAACACCGTGGCCTGTCCTTCAAAGCGAAAAACTGGAGCCATAGACATTGGGTTTAGCGAGCAGTACACAGGCATCATTTACCAGATACCGAGTTGGAAAGTTATCGGTGCCATCCACCACAATGTCGTAGGGTTTGAGAATCTCTAGGGCATTTTCAGAGCTCAAGCGGGTCTCGAACAGATCCACTTGGCAGTAGGGATTGATTTCCAAAATCCGATGTTTGGCCGACTCAATTTTGGGCTTACCCACCCAGGAGGTTCCGTGGATCACCTGACGCTGGAGATTCGAGGTATCCACCACATCAAAGTCTAAAATTCCAATCCGCCCTATACCGGCGGCAGCTAGGTATAACAGCAAGGGTGAGCCGAGACCGCCAGTACCCACACAGAGCACACTGGCAGCCTTCAAGCGTTTCTGACCGTCTAGACCCACCTCCGGTAGGATCAGATGGCGAGAATAGCGTTCGTACTCTTCCTTCTGGAGTTGGATGTCAGCCAAGTTAGGGTTCAGCATGGTGGATGCGATCGCAAAGGATAGGGATAGGGCGGTGCATATATCCGTAGATCTATGCTACACAGGGCAATGAGTTTCAGCAGTTGTCAATTTGTTACAACGCCCCTGATCTAGACTCCGGAGGGCTGGAGGTCAGGGTTTCCAGGGGGGGTAACCGGATCATACCCCCCCGGGATGAAAGGGATGGCAGCGAAGCAGCCGCCGCACCGCTAACCAGCTACCACGCCAGGCACCAAAGCGGGCGATCGCCTCTAGCGCATACCGAGAACAGGTCGGTTGATACCGACAGACGGGCATGAATAGGGGAGAAATCAACCATCGATAGGCCTGAATCAACCAAATGAGGATGGTTTTCATGGGGGCAAATCCAAAATAAAGCGCTAGTCAGGCAGATGAGAAAATGATTCAGACTGTCAAACGTCGATTCTGGGAGACTGCCTGACACGCGATCGCACAAAGGTTTGTGGCAATGGCTAGACAAGCTAGGCCAGAGGGATCGTTTTTCACGGCATCATGGGCATCATGGCGCAGACCTTTGGCAATCCTGAACAGTTCTTGCCCCGTATGGAGGTAATGGTCATCATAGTTGAGGGTGAAAAACTCCAAATCATCCAGGCCATCGCCCACATGATTCAAGGAATAGTAAAGGTAGGCAGCGACACCCGCTGCACTCACAGGATTCGGCATCGATCCGAAACAGCGCTGAGCTTTGCTCAGCCGATGACGACAGTCCTCAAGATAGACTTGAAAGCCTGCCATTAACTCATCGTCAAAGGGATCAGCAGCCAACAGGTTAATCTCCTGCTTCAAGGGTTGCAAAATTTGCCAAAGGAGTTGTTGTACAGGTTCATAGACTTGGTAGAGCCAGCGCTGGAATTGGGCATCAGCATTGGGGGCTGATCGGCGGTGGTGTTGGTAGTGTTTCTGAGCACTGGCCGTGCGTTGTTGCCATCCGGAAAGATTCTCCCCCCAGGTACTGCCAGCCGCCGCTCCCCCTAATCTGACTTGATACTGCAGGTGTTGATCATAAAATTGCCGCCGATGGGGATCACCGAGGACTTCATAGGCGGCGTTAATCTGGGCAATCTGCTCGTGACTGACCAACTCACGATTGGTATCTGGATGAAAACGTTTGGCAAGTCGGCGGTAGGCTTGCTTAATTTCAGCTTGGTTTGCAGCTGAGCTAATATTCAGGGTTTGATAGTGGTTGCAATCTGCCATTACCCCATTCTATAGCGCTTCAGTCTTTCACCCCGGCAGCAGTGACATTAAGGGTTCTGGCTCCTGGAATAAGGGAGTACTAAGATAACGTTCGCCAAAACTAGGCTGTACCATCACTATCAACCGCCCTTGATTCTGGGGGCGTTGCGCGACACGAATGGCCGCACACAATGCCGCACCACTGGAGATGCCTGATA
It encodes:
- the prmA gene encoding 50S ribosomal protein L11 methyltransferase codes for the protein MTNSWWEIQVHCTPMLEDTIFWRMEEFGCRGTASELWGDTFVVKAYIHQDQAHPLDLAALALSLRQDALCLQLPEPITQWDVIEEEDWADGWKQYWHPQEVGDRLLIYPAWLPLPPVCDRKILRLDPGVAFGTGTHPTTQLCLEALEMRLGLGSSQAVVADIGCGSGILSIGACLLGAPQVFAVDTDPLAVQSTASNRELNQLDPQRLVVALGSVAQLQQLTPEPVDGIVCNILADVIIEVMPQLAAIAKPTTWGILSGLLLDQAKAVADAVEHEGWVVAALWKRKDWCCMNIRRT
- the yidD gene encoding membrane protein insertion efficiency factor YidD; the encoded protein is MKTILIWLIQAYRWLISPLFMPVCRYQPTCSRYALEAIARFGAWRGSWLAVRRLLRCHPFHPGGV
- a CDS encoding J domain-containing protein, giving the protein MADCNHYQTLNISSAANQAEIKQAYRRLAKRFHPDTNRELVSHEQIAQINAAYEVLGDPHRRQFYDQHLQYQVRLGGAAAGSTWGENLSGWQQRTASAQKHYQHHRRSAPNADAQFQRWLYQVYEPVQQLLWQILQPLKQEINLLAADPFDDELMAGFQVYLEDCRHRLSKAQRCFGSMPNPVSAAGVAAYLYYSLNHVGDGLDDLEFFTLNYDDHYLHTGQELFRIAKGLRHDAHDAVKNDPSGLACLAIATNLCAIACQAVSQNRRLTV